From one Chloroflexota bacterium genomic stretch:
- a CDS encoding YIP1 family protein, which translates to MVERIIRIIRLDFPVFKEIESDPNATTEAAIVVAVSSVLSAIGSAVGSHRPVLVFFSGVIGGILGWIVWSCVSHFIGQAMFKSKGTVENMLRVIGYANAPRLLGIFGFIPCLRALASLIGAILALIAGIMAIREGLDLELGQAIIVAVVGWVALFIISIIIGAIFGVGAAGVGLVSGAVTR; encoded by the coding sequence ATGGTCGAGCGCATTATCCGTATCATCAGGTTGGATTTTCCCGTGTTCAAGGAGATCGAATCCGATCCAAACGCGACTACCGAAGCAGCGATTGTGGTTGCCGTGTCTTCGGTGCTGTCCGCTATTGGCTCCGCAGTTGGCTCCCATCGACCAGTGCTGGTCTTTTTCTCAGGGGTGATCGGTGGCATTCTAGGCTGGATCGTGTGGTCTTGTGTCTCCCATTTCATCGGGCAGGCCATGTTCAAGAGCAAGGGCACAGTGGAGAACATGCTGCGCGTGATTGGTTATGCTAACGCGCCGCGGTTGCTGGGTATCTTTGGCTTCATTCCATGCCTGAGAGCGCTGGCGTCACTGATTGGTGCCATTCTGGCTCTCATTGCCGGCATCATGGCCATCCGTGAAGGGTTGGATTTGGAGCTGGGGCAGGCCATCATCGTAGCGGTCGTGGGTTGGGTTGCGTTGTTCATTATCTCTATCATCATCGGCGCCATCTTTGGCGTTGGGGCAGCAGGGGTAGGGCTTGTGAGCGGGGCAGTTACCCGCTAA
- a CDS encoding C_GCAxxG_C_C family protein, translated as MGGYLLGEIPPPVVKMASTLAGGLGGTRQELCGALNAGVMIIGALYGRTRPGEDEAVARELAARFRERFLTTFGTTQCAPIRARFETTGKSGFCAPVAEQAVLLLCTVLSEQGIVLSSPDTFPSIDWACE; from the coding sequence GTGGGCGGGTATCTGCTGGGAGAAATTCCCCCTCCTGTAGTCAAGATGGCCAGCACACTCGCTGGTGGTCTGGGTGGCACGCGTCAGGAATTGTGTGGTGCATTGAACGCGGGGGTGATGATCATTGGGGCGCTGTACGGGCGTACCCGTCCGGGAGAGGATGAGGCGGTAGCGCGTGAGTTGGCAGCGCGCTTCCGCGAGCGTTTCCTGACAACATTTGGTACGACCCAATGCGCTCCGATACGTGCGCGGTTTGAGACGACTGGCAAATCTGGCTTCTGTGCACCAGTAGCCGAGCAGGCGGTGCTGCTTTTATGTACCGTGCTATCCGAGCAAGGCATCGTACTTTCATCCCCTGACACCTTCCCCAGCATCGATTGGGCGTGCGAATAA